A stretch of the Sorangium aterium genome encodes the following:
- a CDS encoding PaaI family thioesterase gives MSGDAASLQDRYSPQGRCFGCGPANDRGLRLKSRVEGDAVVCDFTPEPHHEAFPGMLNGGIIGALLDCHSNWTAAYHLMKARGADAPPCTVTADFHVKLKKPTPLGGPVHLRAQVAEAEGDRVVVEATLEAGGRVTATCRGTFVAVKEGHPAFHRW, from the coding sequence GTGAGCGGCGACGCGGCGAGCCTGCAGGACAGGTACTCGCCGCAAGGCCGCTGCTTCGGCTGCGGGCCGGCGAACGACAGGGGGCTCCGGCTGAAGAGCCGCGTCGAGGGCGACGCGGTGGTCTGCGACTTCACGCCGGAGCCGCACCACGAGGCGTTCCCGGGGATGCTCAACGGCGGCATCATCGGGGCGCTGCTCGACTGCCACTCGAACTGGACCGCGGCCTACCACCTGATGAAGGCGCGGGGGGCCGACGCGCCGCCGTGCACGGTGACGGCGGACTTCCACGTGAAGCTGAAGAAGCCGACGCCGCTCGGCGGCCCGGTGCACCTGCGGGCGCAGGTCGCCGAGGCGGAGGGCGACCGCGTCGTGGTCGAGGCGACCCTGGAGGCGGGCGGGCGGGTCACGGCGACGTGCCGCGGGACGTTCGTGGCGGTGAAGGAAGGGCACCCGGCCTTCCACCGCTGGTAG